A genomic stretch from Salvelinus namaycush isolate Seneca chromosome 25, SaNama_1.0, whole genome shotgun sequence includes:
- the LOC120020133 gene encoding cold-inducible RNA-binding protein B-like isoform X1: MSDEGKLFVGGLSFDTTEESLAEAFAKYGNIAKVDVIRDKETGRSRGFGFVKYDNAEDAKDALEGMNGKSVDGRTIRVDEAGKGGGRSGGGGGGGFRGSRGGGGYGGGGGYGGGRGRGGGGYGGGDRGYGERSYGGGGGGGDRSYGGGDRSYGSGGGYRSGGGGGYSSGGGGYRDNRGQGGYGDRSGGSYRDSYDS; this comes from the exons ATGTCCGACGAAGGAAAACTTTTCGTCGGAGGCCTGAGCTTCGACACCACAGAGGAATCTCTGGCAGAAGCTTTCGCCAAGTATGGAAACATCGCAAAAG TTGATGTCATCAGGGACAAAGAAACGGGAAGGTCTCGTGGATTCGGTTTCGTAAAGTACGATAATGCCGAGGATGCGAAGGACGCATTGGAGGGAATGAACGGCAAG TCTGTCGATGGCAGAACCATTCGTGTGGATGAAGCTGGCAAGGGTGGCGGTCGCTCAGGAGGCGGAGGCGGTGGTGGATTCAGAGGTTCCAGAGGTGGTGGCGGATATGGTGGTGGAGGTGGctatggaggggggagaggaagag GTGGTGGAGGATATGGTGGCGGTGACAGGGGATATGGTGAGAGGagctatggtggtggtggtgggggtggagacCGCAGCTATGGGGGTGGAGACCGGAGTTACGGGAGTGGCGGTGGATACAGGAGCGGCGGTGGCGGAGGGTACTCTTCTGGTGGCGGAGGATACAGAGACAATAG GGGCCAGGGAGGCTACGGGGACCGCTCTGGGGGTTCCTATAGAGACAGCTACGACAGTTAA
- the LOC120020133 gene encoding cold-inducible RNA-binding protein-like isoform X2, with translation MSDEGKLFVGGLSFDTTEESLAEAFAKYGNIAKVDVIRDKETGRSRGFGFVKYDNAEDAKDALEGMNGKSVDGRTIRVDEAGKGGGRSGGGGGGGFRGSRGGGGYGGGGGGGYGGGDRGYGERSYGGGGGGGDRSYGGGDRSYGSGGGYRSGGGGGYSSGGGGYRDNRGQGGYGDRSGGSYRDSYDS, from the exons ATGTCCGACGAAGGAAAACTTTTCGTCGGAGGCCTGAGCTTCGACACCACAGAGGAATCTCTGGCAGAAGCTTTCGCCAAGTATGGAAACATCGCAAAAG TTGATGTCATCAGGGACAAAGAAACGGGAAGGTCTCGTGGATTCGGTTTCGTAAAGTACGATAATGCCGAGGATGCGAAGGACGCATTGGAGGGAATGAACGGCAAG TCTGTCGATGGCAGAACCATTCGTGTGGATGAAGCTGGCAAGGGTGGCGGTCGCTCAGGAGGCGGAGGCGGTGGTGGATTCAGAGGTTCCAGAGGTGGTGGCGGATATGGTGGTGGAG GTGGTGGAGGATATGGTGGCGGTGACAGGGGATATGGTGAGAGGagctatggtggtggtggtgggggtggagacCGCAGCTATGGGGGTGGAGACCGGAGTTACGGGAGTGGCGGTGGATACAGGAGCGGCGGTGGCGGAGGGTACTCTTCTGGTGGCGGAGGATACAGAGACAATAG GGGCCAGGGAGGCTACGGGGACCGCTCTGGGGGTTCCTATAGAGACAGCTACGACAGTTAA
- the LOC120020133 gene encoding cold-inducible RNA-binding protein-like isoform X3, translating to MSDEGKLFVGGLSFDTTEESLAEAFAKYGNIAKVDVIRDKETGRSRGFGFVKYDNAEDAKDALEGMNGKSVDGRTIRVDEAGKGGGRSGGGGGGGFRGSRGGGGYGGGDRGYGERSYGGGGGGGDRSYGGGDRSYGSGGGYRSGGGGGYSSGGGGYRDNRGQGGYGDRSGGSYRDSYDS from the exons ATGTCCGACGAAGGAAAACTTTTCGTCGGAGGCCTGAGCTTCGACACCACAGAGGAATCTCTGGCAGAAGCTTTCGCCAAGTATGGAAACATCGCAAAAG TTGATGTCATCAGGGACAAAGAAACGGGAAGGTCTCGTGGATTCGGTTTCGTAAAGTACGATAATGCCGAGGATGCGAAGGACGCATTGGAGGGAATGAACGGCAAG TCTGTCGATGGCAGAACCATTCGTGTGGATGAAGCTGGCAAGGGTGGCGGTCGCTCAGGAGGCGGAGGCGGTGGTGGATTCAGAGGTTCCAGAG GTGGTGGAGGATATGGTGGCGGTGACAGGGGATATGGTGAGAGGagctatggtggtggtggtgggggtggagacCGCAGCTATGGGGGTGGAGACCGGAGTTACGGGAGTGGCGGTGGATACAGGAGCGGCGGTGGCGGAGGGTACTCTTCTGGTGGCGGAGGATACAGAGACAATAG GGGCCAGGGAGGCTACGGGGACCGCTCTGGGGGTTCCTATAGAGACAGCTACGACAGTTAA